In Biomphalaria glabrata chromosome 8, xgBioGlab47.1, whole genome shotgun sequence, the genomic window ctggaaatcctccggagcacaatgaccagccacctttacttttccccaactaattccAGGTACtgattagagctgggtggactcagaggcacccaagaTCCCAGTCTTtgccaggatttgaacctgggacctctgtacagaagccaagcgctttaccactcagcccccACACCTCCTCTGTACAGTTTAATGACCAGAAATTATGAACAATTGTCAATGATTTAActctaaaattttaaaaaatttgattttgaaatgacacttatatatattgttttcttttgtgaaACGTTTTGtgcatgcattttttaaagattttttggGGTTCAGTAGAAATGCATATATATGTTATAACTATGtcttattcaatatttaatcttTCACCCTCAGATTTGATATTGGTAGTTTATCAGACCTCATAAAGTATATAAATTATCCAGGTTTTGTTAAAGTTGTTGGTGTTGTGATTGGTATCTCAGGATTAGTCAAATATACGTAAGTAGCTAACCCATATATCGTTATCAACATTGTTGGTCTATTTAAATCATTGTTTAAATTACAATAGAAATGTAATGCAGATTAGCCTTATCTAGGAAGTGTGGAAATTGTTAATTcatgaaaaaataatattaaaatatcaaaaagatGTTAAAACTtgtgtaagaaaataaaaaagtatattaatACATTACAAATTAGCCTTTTGGTCATGTTGCAATAGAAATATCCTCATTTTATGTAATGCTTTAATCTCCAGGCAAAGTACAAAGTATATATGTCCTCTAACTGAATGTCCAGGTCATGATGGAAATCATTACATCAGAATGCATGTATCAGGTGCTTTGGAGACTCACATTGTCAGGTAAACATCACATTGCAATGTCACAATTTCAAGTCCTGATCATGATAGTATTCTGCAGCACTCTGTTGTAACCAATCATAATTTTCCTTTACAGAAATGATTTCAGGTGTGGGTTTTGTGGTGAAATTTTGGAGGAAGCTATCTCATTTCGTAACTTATCAGGTGCAGTTAATGTATTTCCATCAATAGTTAGTTGCTTATCGTACAAGccataaatgaaaattattttatgaataatataagattataattatagaattaAATAGGTACTGGTAACTTAATCGACATTCATTATCATTGTGGCAAATAACTTCCATCCAAAGTAAAGGGTACATTTTTTGGTGTCTTAATTATTCCAATGACCTATAGTCTAAATATTGAATAAAGAATCTTTTGAAGATctcattaaattttaaacttgaAGAGCTTGCttgctaactttttttttcttgtgattTCAAGATAAAATGGTGATAGAAATTGTACCTGTGAAGATTGTCAACTCTGGCCAAAAGATCATCCTAAGTAATGAACGTCTTCAGGCCATCAATGTTATCTTAAGAGGTAAGATTGCCTTTAAGGAATAGTTGAATAATAaagaattgaataaaaaaataatttttaaaatagacataaatacaatttatttttgaCACATATTTATACACAGTTTGTTATTTATAATGACAATTTTGTGAAAGAATGGATATATTTAAAGTTTgtactgaatattttttttttcactttcaacAACTCAGATGAGCAAGTGAATTCAATAGAGCTAGGACAGGGGTGTACAGTAGTTGGGACATGTCGTGTTGACAGGAATGCAGAAGACGTTGTGATCAGTTTAGAGGTATACACtatttttcactttttatcttatcttataaattacagatattccttcaaaagagaagataattgcatcctatccatgtgttaatctagtcatgcatgttaattagagattttTTATGcttctaagtcattggttttcctggctgaatcagcagcccattccatgctctattagctctagggaagaagaagctcTTGTACAAAtcagtcctagcatatggaataagaaatatgcttttatctttgtaaCTTTTCTACTATTTTATTAGGTTATCTTTTTGTATTTGAtagttatggttcagtgtttttttttataattgctactttactttttagtcttccatcctgaagtgtctctaagtttagtgattttactaatggtattactctagtcaaatgtgaatatttgtttgttaaaaatctTACAGCTCTATTTTGCATCTGTTATAGTTtctcttgagttgaggggtcccaaacagagcattggtctaactaaaaatttcttttaataaatcctaatgctttgtttgattttttgcaATAATTtgtcaatatggggattccatgaaaacattttcatttggCTAGTCATTATctgattattttgataatttgctttgtttaaaTACCTGTATCATGCTAAGTATACTTCTGAACATTTAATGGTAacctttttttgtatttctttaaagGCCAACAATATAATGAAGGTAAGATTGTAtgttattttgtattaattccttattgtaatatatatttagtgtttttatagGATTTAGTTGTTTCTTAAAGACTGTTCCATGTGCATTTGGTAATGCACATAAAGTACATAATAATCCAGTTCACTCAATAAAGATTTCTTACACTTATTGAAATGTACTTAAGTAGTCCACACTATTGTAATACAATGATGATTATAAAGATGTAAGAAGATTATATGTTGTATAATAATAACTAAATCTTTATAATACAGTTTAAACCAAGTTTCTTGGTCTCTTTGTCCACATCTTCCAGAATTATTCAAAAGCTGCATGATGGTAAGTGCATTGCTATTAAGTTAGAGCATGTACAATGTTCATACATTTCAAAAACTAAAATCTTTTCTTGTGTTATGTATTTTAAGAATCAAACTCTTCAAGTGGTGGCTATGACTTAAACTTGTTTTTTCCTAAATAAACAGCAATtttgacacaaaaaaaatatgtttgatgGTTTATTGAGTATTGTATTCAAtcagtttttatttcaataaaagttTTCAAGGAAAAATTAAAGTTACATATTGCTGTGCATATATAAGCTTTTAGATGTGGCAGTATTGAAACATACTCATTTTGTATTCATTCGCAGTGTGCAGTAGATCACCTTGGCTTTGGCCATTTTTCTTAGCTCACATATTTGGAGGTAACctatacaatattttatttgaacttaaaattttttaaatttttattcctGGCTATATTTAAGCCATCATATATATTAGATCACAGAGAAGATTTCACaaataaaagttaaacaaaacaatatgtgTTTCATTATTAGCCAGAATTGTACCAGGAGGCTATATGATCAAATTAAggcttttacttttaattagcCTTGTACTAGACCCTGAGGTAAACTTATTTGATTTATTCATTAAATGTtgggcttttttaaaatttaaataatatttctcaaCTAGTGTATCAATGAGttaagttttttatttcttaatactTACACTTGTTTATCATTTCAAAAActcagatttttttatttggtttattgatttttttcattatcttaattttttgttcttgaataaatatattttctaaactttttacTGTTTTAttcagaatcgaagacattgccattattattatcattattattattattatcacctTAATAAATCTCACGCATAGGATAATAACATTATAGCATTGTCCCTGAAGACTAGGAAAAGTGTAGTAATTTGatgatatatttatctatcACTTTGCCCTTCTGATTTATCTTAGTGTTTGTTATACaatgtattacaaattaaaataggATTAAGCCTGCTTTTAACCTGCTATTTTTGTAAGAATGTATCTCTTGTGTCAAGCCATGGTCTTATTAATGAGGTTTCAATGTAACTTTAACTATTAATCTCAATAATTCCATTTagctttatatatgtatatacttgCCTTTGTCTCATCTTGGACATACTGGATTTTACTGTGCTGTACTAAATTGTTTAGCGTAAATTGTTGAATCATAATTTATGAAGCATTTTGAATCTGAgagctttattttttatatagggTCCTTGGATGCCTACTTGAAAATGATTGAACATCGCTAGTCCCTTCTGGATGATGATATGACAATATCATGCATTAATTACATGAGTAGTGCTCGGGTCACAGTAGGTTCCAGGAGCAGTGCCCATCTTTACTTGTCACCATTGACTGCTTGCCTAATGCTAAGTTGTGTTATCTGTGTCTGCTGATGACACAAATCATTACCCCTACCTGTATCTCCACCCCAGTTATAACTTTATATATAGGTTTGCTTAAATTAATATAGCAAGCCATTGAAATCTTTTTTAACTTATTTGATactttaaaagtaataatgtaaTAGTATTTTATGTGCTTCTTTTTGTATATTGATCTTTGTTTTGTATACAGGTCAACTACTTACACATTTTGAGTATTGGAAAAGAGAGCAGTCTATACTTTTCTTTAGTTCAGTTTGCACAGAAATTTGCCCAGCGTTTCTTCCCTGTGTCTGTAGCATCTCCACTCTCTGGGAAAGTGATGAAAGATAAATACACATGGGCACCTTATTTTTTACAAGGCATGTatcaaacatttaatttaagcTTTAGACATTTTATATGTAGTAAATATCAGCCTAGACTTATTAAGATGTCAGTGTAAGCCTACACTATAAATTAGTTAAATTTGAAAGATAGGAATGAAGGATGTATGTTTTGTAATGCAAGTTTTTTGGAAAACATGTGAAGCTTTAGACAGTATGGAAAGACTGGATTGATGATGAGAGTATCTGTTTGTcagaaatgaaaaattaatCTTGTGGTTTTGATTGACAGCTATACATTATAATGGTTATGAAatggcatatttttttttttagcttaattttttttttatttctttactttgtttctggatgtcagtttaatttccgACTCTGCCTTAGCATTTTGTTTATAAGCCATCAAATAAACTCTTGTTTAGGTGGCTCATTATTTATGTCCTGTGGGGGAGTTTGCTCTTTAGGCAATGTGAGTGAATGGAAAAAGGCCAAGAAAGAGCAACTACAAACAGGTGACATTAGACAACACTTAATACAATACTCATATATTATTTAGAGGATTGAATAGTATTAAATATATGCACATTATGTTTGCTATTAAACTAAAGACACTCCTTGTATATTAAGAACACTCTTGACATGTACAAGACATTTGAAATGATgctaaattattcattttcctAATAAATGATGACATTCTTTTAGGTTACTTCTTTAGTCCAATGTATAGGAAATGTTTGAAAATGTAGGATGATGTATTTCAATGAATTAGCTATTTTAATAGCATGCTTCTAAATTT contains:
- the LOC106057296 gene encoding minichromosome maintenance domain-containing protein 2-like isoform X2, producing the protein MHVSGALETHIVRNDFRCGFCGEILEEAISFRNLSDKMVIEIVPVKIVNSGQKIILSNERLQAINVILRDEQVNSIELGQGCTVVGTCRVDRNAEDVVISLEANNIMKFKPSFLVSLSTSSRIIQKLHDVCSRSPWLWPFFLAHIFGARIVPGGYMIKLRLLLLISLVLDPEVNYLHILSIGKESSLYFSLVQFAQKFAQRFFPVSVASPLSGKVMKDKYTWAPYFLQGGSLFMSCGGVCSLGNVSEWKKAKKEQLQTVLSTSKIFVDLSSKHTGGLYQQLSFPLKCHVWGLNEPSVKDKLSTHSTDVLNGQYSTGDLSKSFMDAFSYICFLDCGDLGTEEETARDVAQHIISSHVVDNDSDLFDIPFEEIDYFISLARQTDSKLTPAAEEVVQSYYKTSRMTRSSGLTGSHVPPSAMQTLISLAVGLAKLRLSTSVSHDDTVLAIYLYEEYLSSRFGQSCLGCPPRHNVPWSRLEELLGEQNHWLMQTFAEQLMRFCSTMMSSQIIHKEE